GTCGCGCTCCTGCACACGCTCGCTACCCGCCTCGGCGGCGCGCAGCTGATCGTCGTTGAACCAGAAGCGCGCGCCGCGTTTGGCTTCTTGCCCGAAGCCTGGCCGATCATGGCGTTCCAACTCGCGCACGAACGCGCGACAGCGCTCGTCAGTCGCCGCCAAGCGACAACCGAAGAAACACCGCACGCAGCGCCACTTCCGCCGCAAGCGCCAGAGCCCCCGCCAGTAGAATCGGCGCCGATCGAAAGCACAGTGGAAGAAACGCCGCCCGCGCCGCCGAGGGAACCGGCGCACGAGCCGGAGTTCGAAGCTGCGCCAACGCCTCCGTCCGAGCCGGAAGCACAGCACGAACCCCTGCCAGTCGAAGAGCCGGCGGCAGAGCAACTCACGCAGCAACATCAACAAGAGCAGCAAATCGAGGCGGAGGCGCCTGACTCAGACGCGCTCCCACCACCTCCAGAAGATTCCGCTGAAGACTTGGAAGCAAGCGCGCCCGAAGCGCGCAATGCACCTCCGGTGTCGGAAGAAAAATTAGACGAGGGCCTGAGCGCGCCGGAAGCGCCAACGCTAGAAGATGAGGCGTTTGGCGCGCCACCTGCGGCCAACGAAGACCTCATGGTCGGCGGCGCGCCTGCGCCGGCCGCTGACGAAGCGCCGCCAGCGCCCGAACCCGCGACCGAAGCGCCCGTCGCTGCAGCGCCGCCGCATTATTCGGCGCCGCCAGAACCCGTCGAAGCCCCGCCGCCGCAGGCTCCCGCGCCATCAGTCGGCGCCCCCGCGCCCGCCGCAAAGCGCAGCGCACCACCATCGCGCGAACGCGCAATCGACTACCAAAGGCCCGCCCAAACCGCCCCCGCCGACGCCACGGCGTTTGCACCCAAGAAAGTGCGTCGCGGTACGCCGGAGCTCGTGCGCATCGCGATCCACCAACCGAAAGATTTGAAAGCCGTCATCAAAGCCGCGCGCCAAATCGATCCGCGCACCGAGCCCGCACCGCAAGGCATGAGCATCGGCGATGTCGCGCTTGGCGCAAAAGTTGGCGTCTCGCTCGAAGTGCGCGGCGCTGCGTGCGACGGCGCCGTGCAGCGTCGCACCTGGCGCGGCGATCCGATCGATTTCAATTTCTCGATCGAAGCTGATGCGGACGTGAAGCAGATCGTCGTACTCGCGCGCGTGTTCGTGGATGACGCACAAATCGGCGTGCTCGCCTTCACACGGCCGGTCATCGGCGCCGATAAGAAGCCGCAAGGTATCGGCGACAAAGTGCGCCTGAAACGCCACAAGCGCGTCTTCCTCTCCTATTCGAGCAAGGACCGCGAAACCGTCTCCGCCATCGCAACGGCTTATGCTTCCGCGGGCGTTGAACATTTTTGGGATCGCACGTCGCTCAAATCCGGCGAGGAATGGAGCCCGCGCCTGCGCAAGGAAATCGAGCGCGCCGATCTCTTCCATCTCTGCTGGTCGAAATCCGCCGCCGCCTCGGAATGGGTCGAGAAAGAAGCCAGCCACGCGCTCTCACGCCGCCGCCGCACCAAGAAGCCGGACATCACCGTGCAGATGCTCGACGGTCCGCCCTGGGCCAAGCACCCGGACAGCCTCGACAGCATCAATTTCGACGATTTCGTCCGCGCCGCCATCGTCGGCTACGCACGCGGCGACGGCGAGACTTGACGGACGCCCCGCCGGCCCGCACATGCGGCCGGCATTGGGGCCTGTAGCTCAATGGTTAGAGCCGGCCGCTCATAACGGTCTGGTTGCAGGTTCGAGTCCTGCCGGGCCCACTCACCTTGTCTAAGCGCTTGATTTTTCTGGACCGCAATTGTCGGTTTGACAGGTTTGACGCTTTTGCCGTTTTAGCGGCTCGTTCTTGAAGCTTCACCATAGCCTGGCGCGCCAAGCGCTGCTGGGCGGCGGACGTCGTGCAGCGTTCAACGTCGCGTATTGTGGCGTGACCGGTGATGGTTTGGATTTGCTTTGTCGTGCAGCCTGCCTCCGCGAGCCAGACCGCCGTCGTTTTTCTCAAACCGTCCTGCCGCATCGTAGGCATCACGAAACCAATTGCCGAAGGTCTCGGACCTAAAATGCGGTTCCCGCGATGTCGTCAAGAAGTCGCGCCCTGCTCCTTGGGCAAAGATAGCTGATCCAAGGCTCGTCATGGAAGACCCCAAAAAATTCTCTCCCGCCCTCTTGCGCTAAACAGAGGCGCTCCCAAATCCGGCCTCGTCATTTGGCAGTCGCGGCGACGCATGCGAAATGCCGCGGCTGCCTGTTCGATGAAACGATCGGAGAGGCAGGCAGATGTTGCTTCCATTCAAGAAGCCCTTGGGCCGGGCCCTCTTCCCGTTTGCAACGCAGAAGAGGAGATCGACGCTCATGCAGTTCAAACCCCTTGGCGATCGCGTGCTCGTGCGCCGCGTTGAGGAGGATGCGAAGACACGCGGCGGCATCATTATTCCCGACACCGCGAAGGAAAAGCCTCAACAGGGCGAGATCATTGCCGTTGGCCCCGGCGCCCGCGGCGACGACGGAAAAGTCGTCGCCCTTGAGGTAAAACCCGGCGACCGGATCTTGTTCGGCAAATGGTCGGGCACCGAGGTGCGGATCGATGGCGAAGACCTTCTGATCATGAAGGAAAGCGACATCCTCGGCGTGATCGAAGGCGCGACCAAGGCAAATCTCCGGGCCGCGTAATCCAAAGTTTCAACATTCAGAGGACGAACATGGCAGCGAAGCTTGTACACTTCGGCGCCGATGCGCGTGCGCGCATGTTGGAAGGCGTCGACATTCTGGCGGATGCAGTGAAGGTGACGCTCGGCCCCAAGGGTCGAAACGTCATTATTGAAAAGTCTTTCGGCGCGCCGCGCACCACGAAAGACGGCGTCACTGTCGCCAAGGAAATCGAACTCGCAGACAAGTTCCAGAATCTCGGCGCTCAGCTTGTCCGAGAGGTTGCCTCAAAGACCGCCGATGGCGCAGGCGACGGCACCACGACCGCGACCGTACTTGCGCAGGCGATCGTGCGCGAAGGCATGAAGGCGGTGTCGTCGGGTCGCAACCCAATGGACTTGAAGCGCGGCATCGATAAAGCCGCGGCGGCGGTGGTGGCCGATATCGAAAAGCAAGCCAAAAAGATCTCGACCAATGCCGAGATCGCACAGATCGGCACGATCTCCGCCAATGGCGACCGCGACATCGGCGATATGCTGGCGCGCGCGATGGAGAAGGTTGGCAAGGAAGGCGTGATCACCGTCGAGGAAGCCAAATCGCTGGAAAGTGAATTGGAGGTCGTCGAGGGCATGCAGTTCGATCGGGGCTACGTGTCGCCCTATTTCATCACGAACGCCGACAAGATGGAAACGGTGTTGGATGAGCCTTACGTGCTGTTGCACGAAAAGAAGCTCACCTCGCTTGCGCCGTTGATCCCGTTGCTGGAGCAAGTGCTGCAAACGGGCAAGCCATTGCTCATCATTGCGGAAGACGTCGAAGGCGAAGCGCTCGCGACGCTCGTCGTCAACAAGCTGCGCGGCGGCCTGAAGGTTGCCGCCGTGAAGGCGCCGGGCTTCGGCGATCGCCGCAAGGCCATGCTGGAAGACATCGCCATCCTCACGGGCGGCCAAGTCATCAGCGAAGACCTCGGCATCAAGCTGGAAAACGTGATGATCGAGCAACTCGGCCGCGCCAAGAAGGTGCGGATCGAGAAGGACAACACCACGATCGTCGATGGCTTCGGCAAGAAGGACGCGATCACCGCGCGCGTCGCGCAGATCAAATCGCAGATTGAGGACACAACCTCCGACTATGATCGCGAGAAGCTGCAAGAGCGCCTGGCCAAACTCGCCGGCGGCGTCGCTGTCGTCAAAGTTGGCGGCGCCACTGAGGTTGAGGTGAAGGAACGCAAGGACCGCGTCGATGATGCGCTCCATGCGACCCGAGCCGCGGTTGAAGAAGGCATTGTCGCCGGCGGCGGCACTGCCCTGCTCCGCGCCGCTTCTCGCCTCAACGTGAGCGTGGACAACGAGGATCAAGCGATCGGCGTGCAGATCGTCAAACGCGCGCTCGAAGCGCCCGTTCGCCAGATCGCGGAAAATGCCGGCGTGGAAAGCTCAATCGTGATCAGCAAATTGCTGGCCGAGAAAGAGCCGCACATCGGATTCAACGCGCAGACTGAAACGTACGGCGACCTCTTCAAGGAGGGCGTCATCGATCCAGCGAAGGTCGTGCGCTCTGCATTGCAGAACGCGGCGTCGGTCGCCGGCTTGATCATCACCACCGAGGCGTCCATTGCGGAAGCGCCCAAGAAGGACCGGAGCGCGCCCACGCCCTCTGGCGCCGATCTGGACTTCTGACGCCTCGCGCCGACCGCCATGTGCGCTGGGGGACGCACATGGCGGCTTCGGCTTCAGTAATCCGAGAAGGAGAAAGAGAGACATACGCAGGACGAGGTCGTTTCACCATGGCAAGAGAACCGATCTTTCTGACTCCCCGCATGTTGCCGCGCCGCTGGGGTCGCGATGAACTTGGCGATTGGTGCGCAGGCCTGCCGCGCCCTTCGGCGCGCATTGGCGAAATCAGGAGCTGTCAAGCCGCGAACCCTACCTCCACCGGCTCGTCGCTTGGCGCGCTGATCCAAAACGCTCCGGAAGAGATGCTTGGCGATCTCGGGCGCGCGCCGCCGTCAGTGCGACTGGTGCTTACGGATGAGCCGACTGACGCACTCAACCTCGACGGACGTCTCGGGTTCTGGCGCATCATTGAGAGTCCACTCGACAGGGCGCTTCTACTCAGCGAAGGCAAACGCGCCCGACGCGTGCGCTGCAGGCGCGGCGATCTGTTTCGCATCGAAGGCGCAACACGGCTTGGCTTCGACGCGGGCGTCGCAGCGTGTGAGGTTCGTCCACAATTCCTGCTTGAGAACAGCCCGCCTCCGGCAAATCCGCTGCGCCGAATTCTCGCGCATCGCAATACAAGCGCTCGACAAGTCTGGATGCGCGATGCCGCACTCAGCGTCGAGCTTTGGACGCTTCCGGAGCGCAGCGTGCTCGAACCGGACGGTGAGACGTGTCACGTCTTGACCGCGCTCACACCAGGCGCGTGTATCGACGGCGCGCCGATTGCGCGAGGACAAAGTGTTTTCGCGCCAGCCAATGGCGACGCCTGCGTGCTCAGCGGTCACGGGGCGACGCTGATGGTGTCCTACCCCGATCTCGCGCCCACCAATGTGTGGCGCACAACACCACAACCCGATCCTGGCGCCGGCGCACTGCGCCAAGCTGCGGTGCTCAGCACCGCGCCGCGTCAAACCCCGACTTTTGTCCGCGCAGCGTAAGAAAGGAGAAACACATGCGCACCATTGCCCTCGCACTCGCCGGTTCCGTCGCGCTCATAGCGAGCCCAGCTCTAGCGCAGACGCAGCCGACCAACGAAGCCGTGAAGACGGAGTCTGCGTCGCCTCCCGCCACCAGCACGGCGCCCACCCAGGGTGAAACGCAAACGGAATCCGCAGTGAAGAAGCCTGAAGCCGCCACTGCGCCGACCGCGGAGACGCAGGCGAACAAATAATGCGCGAAGAGCATGCGCCGCACGCACTGGCTGTAGCGCATGCTCTTCATTGCGTTTCACCGACCAACGCGGCCAAAGCTTCCAGCCCGAACTCCCAATCCGCGGCATACGCGCCAGTACGGCCGCCCACGCCTTGGCGATCGCGTGCAAAACTAGCCGCGTGAGCCGTTGAGCTGCAGAAGACGAAGGTTCAGCATCGCCGCGACACTCACCCAAGCCAAGTAGGGCACGAGTAATACTGCCGCTGTCGCGCTGATCGGTGCGAAGACTGCAATCAACGCAGCGATTGCGAGCCACAGGCAAACGACCTCGACCATAGCTAGATCAAGGCGCTTCAGTCCAAAGAACAGAAAGGACCAGGCGGCGTTGACAACCAAGTGCGCCCCAAACAAGGCCAGAGCCGGCCAAGCCGCTAGACCCGCAGCTTCCCACACCAACCATCCTGACACCGCAATCGCGCAAAAAAGCACGGACCAGACAACAGGAAACGCCCAATTCGGCGGCGTCCATTTCGGCTTACGTAGGCTGGCGTACCAAGCGCCGGGGCGGAATACCGCGCCTGTTGACGCAGCAGCAAAACTCGCGACGAAAAAGATCGCCAGCGCACTTATCGAGGACGATATCATGGCGGTCACGAACCTTCTGCGCGGCGCGGCCGCACACGAAACAACCTAGAAAGGACATTCCCCGAAGTCCACGCGGCGCGTTGCGTCTCGATAGGGCGTTCCGCGACACGCACTTCCCCTTCCGGCCGCAACCATTGCCGCCAGTTGTGCGCACACCGGGCGCCTGGCGGATGCGCGAGGCGCAGTTGCAGAAATTCAGCGCCTGGCGCCAAGCTTGAGCCTTACCACGCTCGATGCTTGGCCACCCTTCCACTGCGCCGAAGACCTCGCACTATTGAGCCAAGGTCTGCGAATGACGGGCTTGCTGCAGTAAGCGCCTGCGCACGTTCAACACTCGCGTCAGTCTGCGCCCAGGCTCAAAGGCGAGACATCCCACAAGGCGACGTTGCACCCACCGTACAGAACCGTGGCCCGCGGACGACGCGCCGTTCAGTCGCGCCCAGCGCATCCCGGGCCTCGGCGCCTAGCTCGGCGCAGCGCTGAGCGCGGCGAACTCGCTGACATCGTGTGAGCAGAAAACTTTGATGGTTGGCTCATCGTGTTTCAGCGTGCGAAGGCGTGCTTGGTTATCCACGCGCGCGCGATGATCGGAATCCATAATGCGCTCATAGAGCGCGAGACCGGGTGGACATGAGGGACATGGGGACATTTCGGCGCTGTGCAGATAGGCGTCGCCCGCGTGGAGGAGCCAGCTCCGTTCGCTCTGGATCGCGACACCCGCGTGGCCAAGTGTGTGGCCGCGTAGCGGTAGCATCAGGATTTCGGGCGGCAGGCCATCGAGATCGCGCACGGCATCGAAGCCGCGCCAGCCCTCTCCGCCCGGTTCGTAGAACCGCCAGTCTCGCACCTCGTCCCATTGGCGCGCGCGGTAGCGTTGGTGCGCGACGAAGCCGCTTCGCGCTTTCGCTGCTTCGTGTTCAGCGGCGAGGACGTGGACGCGGGCGTCTGGGAAATCTTCCAGGCCGCCGGCATGGTCAAAATCGAGATGGGTGAGCACGATGTGGCGGATGTCGCGCGCGTGAAAGCTGAGCGCTTCGATTTGGCGGCGCGCCGTGTCTTGCTCGCGCAGACG
This is a stretch of genomic DNA from Vitreimonas flagellata. It encodes these proteins:
- the groL gene encoding chaperonin GroEL (60 kDa chaperone family; promotes refolding of misfolded polypeptides especially under stressful conditions; forms two stacked rings of heptamers to form a barrel-shaped 14mer; ends can be capped by GroES; misfolded proteins enter the barrel where they are refolded when GroES binds), translating into MAAKLVHFGADARARMLEGVDILADAVKVTLGPKGRNVIIEKSFGAPRTTKDGVTVAKEIELADKFQNLGAQLVREVASKTADGAGDGTTTATVLAQAIVREGMKAVSSGRNPMDLKRGIDKAAAAVVADIEKQAKKISTNAEIAQIGTISANGDRDIGDMLARAMEKVGKEGVITVEEAKSLESELEVVEGMQFDRGYVSPYFITNADKMETVLDEPYVLLHEKKLTSLAPLIPLLEQVLQTGKPLLIIAEDVEGEALATLVVNKLRGGLKVAAVKAPGFGDRRKAMLEDIAILTGGQVISEDLGIKLENVMIEQLGRAKKVRIEKDNTTIVDGFGKKDAITARVAQIKSQIEDTTSDYDREKLQERLAKLAGGVAVVKVGGATEVEVKERKDRVDDALHATRAAVEEGIVAGGGTALLRAASRLNVSVDNEDQAIGVQIVKRALEAPVRQIAENAGVESSIVISKLLAEKEPHIGFNAQTETYGDLFKEGVIDPAKVVRSALQNAASVAGLIITTEASIAEAPKKDRSAPTPSGADLDF
- a CDS encoding toll/interleukin-1 receptor domain-containing protein, with protein sequence MSNGFLIVAEADRNAAYDLGDGFGLDVIGAATLGDHEATAAALTGAANVGIILSNAAAQQADFVALLHTLATRLGGAQLIVVEPEARAAFGFLPEAWPIMAFQLAHERATALVSRRQATTEETPHAAPLPPQAPEPPPVESAPIESTVEETPPAPPREPAHEPEFEAAPTPPSEPEAQHEPLPVEEPAAEQLTQQHQQEQQIEAEAPDSDALPPPPEDSAEDLEASAPEARNAPPVSEEKLDEGLSAPEAPTLEDEAFGAPPAANEDLMVGGAPAPAADEAPPAPEPATEAPVAAAPPHYSAPPEPVEAPPPQAPAPSVGAPAPAAKRSAPPSRERAIDYQRPAQTAPADATAFAPKKVRRGTPELVRIAIHQPKDLKAVIKAARQIDPRTEPAPQGMSIGDVALGAKVGVSLEVRGAACDGAVQRRTWRGDPIDFNFSIEADADVKQIVVLARVFVDDAQIGVLAFTRPVIGADKKPQGIGDKVRLKRHKRVFLSYSSKDRETVSAIATAYASAGVEHFWDRTSLKSGEEWSPRLRKEIERADLFHLCWSKSAAASEWVEKEASHALSRRRRTKKPDITVQMLDGPPWAKHPDSLDSINFDDFVRAAIVGYARGDGET
- a CDS encoding MBL fold metallo-hydrolase; the protein is MIQRTSPLANGYVRRPHARLPLLWPLLINPRLREQDTARRQIEALSFHARDIRHIVLTHLDFDHAGGLEDFPDARVHVLAAEHEAAKARSGFVAHQRYRARQWDEVRDWRFYEPGGEGWRGFDAVRDLDGLPPEILMLPLRGHTLGHAGVAIQSERSWLLHAGDAYLHSAEMSPCPSCPPGLALYERIMDSDHRARVDNQARLRTLKHDEPTIKVFCSHDVSEFAALSAAPS
- the groES gene encoding co-chaperone GroES codes for the protein MQFKPLGDRVLVRRVEEDAKTRGGIIIPDTAKEKPQQGEIIAVGPGARGDDGKVVALEVKPGDRILFGKWSGTEVRIDGEDLLIMKESDILGVIEGATKANLRAA
- a CDS encoding TspO/MBR family protein, with the translated sequence MISSSISALAIFFVASFAAASTGAVFRPGAWYASLRKPKWTPPNWAFPVVWSVLFCAIAVSGWLVWEAAGLAAWPALALFGAHLVVNAAWSFLFFGLKRLDLAMVEVVCLWLAIAALIAVFAPISATAAVLLVPYLAWVSVAAMLNLRLLQLNGSRG